The following nucleotide sequence is from Azoarcus sp. CIB.
TGTCGTCCTCGCGGACCTCGACGTACGGTTCGCCCGTGCGCAGCACCTGCGCCTCGAGCTCGTTGGGCTTCAGGTCGTTGCGCGGTTTGCCCTCGTCCTTGGCGCTTTCGACGCCCTCGCGCGCGAGCTCGCCCGGGACGACGCGCAGTTCGCGGATCGCCGCGAGATGGCTGATCTGGTCGAGCAGCACATGCTTCTTGTGCATCGTCTCGGTGATCATCATCGCCGTCAGCCCCGCCAGCGCCGAGTCGTGCATGCTGAGCGAAAAATCGATTGCCTGTTCGACCGCGAGCTTGCGGCTGTTGTGGCTGTCCCAGAAGATCATCCCCGCCCACACGACGATCAGCAGGGCCCAGATCGACGCAGTCAGTCGAACCCAGATCTTGATATCGGAAGTCCGCAGCATTTCGTTCCACCTTCGCCCCGCGCAGGGGCGCAAAAATTCCGGGCCACGCCCGGGGACGAACCCCGATCGCTGTGCGATCCGCGGGATGGCGCGCATCGCAGACCCTACACTCCTCACGTATCGCATTCTATCTACATCGCCACAGCGCCACGTCATGAAGAGGCGGGGAAATACTCGTCATTTCGTCCTATTGGCGATCGGCTCAGCGCCAGGAAACTGCCGCGTGCGGCGACGGTCGACGGATTGACCATCTGTTCGCCGGCGGACACCCCGCGGCGTTGCATGGTCCAGTTCGGGCCGCAGCCAATCGCGGTGTCAGCGTGACGTCTTTCCTTCGATGCGGGGTATGGGCGCCCGACCGGTGGGGGCATGCATTAGACTGGAGCTGGACAGGGTCAAGAAAAAAGAGACGAACGAGGAGACTGGCCATGGCTATCGTTGCCCGGTTCGAAGTCGAATTCACCCGGTTTCTCGATGCGGAGGGCGAGGCGACGCAGGAACTGCCCGCCTTCACACTCGATGCAGCCAACCTGATTCCCCTTTACCGTGCGATGCAGCTCACGCGCGCCTTCGACACGAAGGCGATCGCGCTGCAGCGCACCGGCAAGATCGGCACCTTCGCATCGGCGCTCGGCCAGGAGGCGATCGGCGTCGGCGTCGCCGGCGCGATGCGCAAAGAGGACGTGCTGGTGCCGTCCTATCGCGACCACGCGGCACAGTTCGTGCGCGGCGTGACGATGACCGAGAGCCTGCTGTACTGGGGCGGCGACGAGCGCGGCAGCAATTTTTCCGTGCCGCGCGAGGACTTCCCGATCTGCGTGCCGATCGGCACCCAGGTGTGCCATGCCGCAGGCGTCGCGTACGCTTTCAAGCTGCGCAAGGAGGCGCGCATCGCGGCCTGTTTCCTTGGCGACGGCGCGACTTCCAAGGGCGATTTCTACGAAGCGCTGAACTTCGCGGCGGTGTGGCGGGCCCCGCTGGTGGTCGTGATCAACAACAACCAGTGGGCGATCTCGGTGCCGCGCGAGCACCAGACCACAACGCCGACGCTCGCACAGAAGGCCATCGCGGCGGGCATCGAGGGTGTGCAGGTCGACGGCAACGACGTGATCGCCGTGCATGACGCCGCGCGCAGGGCCATCGACAAGGCGCGCGCGGGCGGCGGGCCGAGCCTGATCGAGGCGATCAGCTACCGGCTGGGCGACCACACGACGGCCGATGACGCGACCCGCTACCGCGATCCCGACGTCGTGCAGCAGCAATGGGCGAACGAGCCGATCCGGCGGCTGCGCAACTACCTCGCGCGCATCGGGGCGTGGGATCAGGAGAAGGAAGAGCGCCTGCTCAAGGAGTGCACCGAGCAGATCAATGACGCGGTCGAGGCCTATCTCGCGATCCCGCCACCCACCACGACGGCGATGTTCGATTACCTGTACGCGACACTGCCGGCAGCACTGCAGGAGCAGCGCGAGGCGGCGCAATGGTTCGCGTCGCACGACGGAGGAAGCAGCCATGGCTGAGCTGAATCTGGTCGAGGCCATCAATCGCGCCCAGGCCTGGGAGATGGCGCACGATCCGTCGGTGGTCGTGCTGGGTGAGGACGTCGGCGTGAATGGCGGCGTGTTCCGCGCGACCGTCGGACTGCAGGAGCGCTTCGGCCCCGAGCGCGTGGTCGACACGCCGCTCGCCGAGACGGCGATCGTCGGCACCGCGATCGGCATGGCGGCGCAGGGCCTGAAACCCGTCGCGGAGATCCAGTTCTCGGGCTTCATCTACCCCGCAATGGATCACATCTGGAATCACGCCGGGCGCCTGCGCAACCGCACGCGCGGACGGCTGTCCTGCCCGCTGGTCGTGCGTGCGCCCTGCGGTGCGGGCATTCATGCGCCGGAACACCATTCGGAAAGCCCCGAGGCGCTGTTCGCCCATCTGCCGGGCGTGCGCGTCGTGATCCCCTCGTCCCCCTCGCGCGCCTACGGGCTGCTGCTCGCCGCGATCCGCGACCCGGACCCGGTGATCTTCCTCGAACCGACGCGGCTCTACCGCCTGTTCAAGCAGGAAGTGGCCGATGACGGCGAGGCGCTGCCCCTCGACGTGTGCTTCACGCTGCGCGCGGGCACCGACGTCACGCTGGTGAGCTGGGGCGCGATGCTGAACGAGACCCAGGCCGCGGCCGAGGCGCTCGCGCAGGAAGGCGTGATGGCCGAGGTGATCGACGTTGCGACGCTGAAGCCGCTCGACATGACGACGATCCTCGAATCGGTCGCCCGCACCGGCCGCTGCGTGATCGTGCATGAGGCGACGCGCACCGGCGGCTTCGGCGCGGAGATCGCGGCGAATCTCGCCGAGCACGGACTGTATTCGCTGCTGGCACCGGTGCAGCGGGTCACCGCATGGGACGTCGTGGTGCCGCTGTCGCGGCTCGAATACCAGTACATGCCGAGCGTCGAGCGCATCGTCGCGGCGGTCAGGAAAACGCTGGAGGGCGCATGAAGATCTTCAAACTGCCCGACCTGGGCGAGGGATTGCAGGAAGCCGAGATCGTCGAGTGGCACGTCAAGCCGGGCGACGAGGTGCAGGCCGACCAGCCGCTGCTGTCGGTCGAGACGGCGAAGGCCATCGTCGAGATTCCCGCTCCGTGGGCCGGGCGCATCGAGAAGCTGTTCGGTGCGGCGGGCCAGATCGTGCTGGTCGGCGCGCCGCTGATCGGTTTCGAAGGCGCCGCCGGGGATGCGGATGCAGGGACGGTGGTCGGTGAAGTGAAGGTCGGCACGCAGGTGCAGCAGGAGGCGCCGGCCGCGGTCGGCCGGCCTGCGGCGGCGATCAAGGCGACCCCGGCGGTGCGCGCGCAGGCACGGCAGTTGAACGTGGATCTGTCCATGGTCACTCCCTCGGGGCCGGACGGGCTCATCACGCTCGCCGACGTGCAGCGCGTCGCGAAGATCCTCGCCGAAGTGGGGCCGCCCGAGATCCTGCGCGGCGTGCGGCGCGCGATGGCGCAGAACATGGCGCTCGCGCAGAGCGAAGTCGCCGCCGCGACCGTGATCGACGACGCCGACATCCACGCCTGGCCGGCCGGCACGGACATCACGATCCGCCTGATCCGCGCGCTGGTCGCCGGCTGCAGGGCCGAGCCGGGGCTCAACGCCTGGTACGAGAGCCACACGATGGGCCGGCGCGTGCTGGCGAAGGTCGACGTCGGGATCGCCGTCGACCTCACCGACGGGCTCTTCGTGCCGGTGCTGCGCGACGTCGCGAACCGCGACCCGGCCGACGTGCGCGCGGGACTCGACCGCATGCGCGCGGACGTCGCGGCGCGCAAGATCCCCGCCGAGGAGATGCGCGGCAACACGATCACGCTGTCGAACTTCGGCATGATCGCGGGCAAGTACGCCGCGCCCATCGTCGTGCCGCCCACGGTCGCGATCCTCGGTGCGGGGCGCGTGCATGATGCGGTCGTCGCGTTCGACGGCAAGCCGGCGGTGCACCGCGTGCTGCCGCTGAGCCTCACCTTCGACCATCGCGTCGTGACGGGCGGCGAAGCGGGCCGCTTCCTCGCCGCGGTGATCGCGGACCTCGCTAAGCCGGCGTGAGGGAGCGGCCGCTCACCCACCCGGCCCGGTGCGCCCGACCGCGCTGAAGCGGAACGGGCGCGCGAGGGCTTCGAGTACTGCGGCATCCTGGGCGTACAGGTCGGGGTGGAAATAGGTGCGCCCGTCCTCGCCCACCTCGGCCGTGTGGTACAGGATCATCACCGGCACCCGTCGCCCGATCTGCACGTTGCGCGTCTCGCCCTTCGCGATCTCCGCCTCCAGCGCCTCCGCGCTCCACTGTCCGGGATCGTCGAGCAGCAGCACCGCAAGCTCCATCGGCCGCTCGAGCCGGATGCAGCCCGAGCTGTAGGCGCGTTCGCTGCGCTGGAACAACGTCTTCGCCGGGGTGTCGTGCAGATATACCGCGTACGGATTGGGTAGCATGAACTTGACGCGTCCGAGCGGGTTGTCCGGTCCCGCGGCCTGCACGATCTGATGCGGGAAGCCGCCTCTGCCGTAGCGCGCCCAGTCGACGTCGCGGTCATCGATCTCACGCCCAGCGTTGGTCACTACGTGCATGTCGTGTTCAGCGAGATAAGCGCGGTCGCGCGCCACCTTGGGCAGAACGTCCTCCTTCAGGATCGTCGGCGGAATCACCCACTCCGGATTCAAGACGAGGTACTGCATCTCGGCGCGGAAGGCCGGCGTCTTGCGATAGGGGCGGCCGACGACGACACGCGACTGCCACGCGAGTTTTCCGTCCAGGTGCAAGCGGGCATTGAAGCCGGCGATGTTCACGAGCAGGTAATCGCCCGCGACGTCCTGCGCGATCCAGCGCAAGCGTTCCAGATTCACGCGGATCTGGTCGATGCGACGTCCCACGTCGACCTGCAGCGCAGCGACCGTCTTGCGTCCGACGGCCCCGTCCGGCTCAAGTCCGTGGCGTGCCTGAAACGCGACCACCGCGTCGCGCAAGGCATCGTCGAAGAGTTCGCGGTCGGACGGCGGCGGCTGAAGATGGTCGCCGCTCCCCCTGAGACGCTCGCGCAGGGCCGGGACGCGCAGGTCGCGATCGCCGGGCCGCAGCGTCGGGCCGGCCGGAACCGAACTCCAGCCGCCCAGCACCTCCATCGCGCGATGCGCGAGCAGGGCCGCGCGTAGCTGACGATAGGCATCCAGGCGCGGCGCATAAAATTCGATTGCCGCTCCGAGCGATTCGGCACCAATCAGCGCTTCCAGCGCCTGCACCGGCTCGACCGCCCCTAGCGAACGCGAGAAATTCCAGCCTTCGTAAAGGTCGCGCGGGTCCACCTTGCCGAAACGCAGGT
It contains:
- the pdhA gene encoding pyruvate dehydrogenase (acetyl-transferring) E1 component subunit alpha, whose translation is MAIVARFEVEFTRFLDAEGEATQELPAFTLDAANLIPLYRAMQLTRAFDTKAIALQRTGKIGTFASALGQEAIGVGVAGAMRKEDVLVPSYRDHAAQFVRGVTMTESLLYWGGDERGSNFSVPREDFPICVPIGTQVCHAAGVAYAFKLRKEARIAACFLGDGATSKGDFYEALNFAAVWRAPLVVVINNNQWAISVPREHQTTTPTLAQKAIAAGIEGVQVDGNDVIAVHDAARRAIDKARAGGGPSLIEAISYRLGDHTTADDATRYRDPDVVQQQWANEPIRRLRNYLARIGAWDQEKEERLLKECTEQINDAVEAYLAIPPPTTTAMFDYLYATLPAALQEQREAAQWFASHDGGSSHG
- a CDS encoding alpha-ketoacid dehydrogenase subunit beta, with protein sequence MAELNLVEAINRAQAWEMAHDPSVVVLGEDVGVNGGVFRATVGLQERFGPERVVDTPLAETAIVGTAIGMAAQGLKPVAEIQFSGFIYPAMDHIWNHAGRLRNRTRGRLSCPLVVRAPCGAGIHAPEHHSESPEALFAHLPGVRVVIPSSPSRAYGLLLAAIRDPDPVIFLEPTRLYRLFKQEVADDGEALPLDVCFTLRAGTDVTLVSWGAMLNETQAAAEALAQEGVMAEVIDVATLKPLDMTTILESVARTGRCVIVHEATRTGGFGAEIAANLAEHGLYSLLAPVQRVTAWDVVVPLSRLEYQYMPSVERIVAAVRKTLEGA
- a CDS encoding dihydrolipoamide acetyltransferase family protein, which gives rise to MKIFKLPDLGEGLQEAEIVEWHVKPGDEVQADQPLLSVETAKAIVEIPAPWAGRIEKLFGAAGQIVLVGAPLIGFEGAAGDADAGTVVGEVKVGTQVQQEAPAAVGRPAAAIKATPAVRAQARQLNVDLSMVTPSGPDGLITLADVQRVAKILAEVGPPEILRGVRRAMAQNMALAQSEVAAATVIDDADIHAWPAGTDITIRLIRALVAGCRAEPGLNAWYESHTMGRRVLAKVDVGIAVDLTDGLFVPVLRDVANRDPADVRAGLDRMRADVAARKIPAEEMRGNTITLSNFGMIAGKYAAPIVVPPTVAILGAGRVHDAVVAFDGKPAVHRVLPLSLTFDHRVVTGGEAGRFLAAVIADLAKPA
- a CDS encoding L,D-transpeptidase family protein, producing the protein MEIRKTRRPDKGAIVNRAARIGRLIGRVLQLIALALCVAGGSATAGLFGEADGDAVRLALRERVITLRTNGDLRPGGGEIAARRLIPDFYASRDYAPVWSSPQQRRALLRAVDDSASHGLDPADYQFDLLRSHANDGVRDAGRLADRDLLFTEALVRLVYHLRFGKVDPRDLYEGWNFSRSLGAVEPVQALEALIGAESLGAAIEFYAPRLDAYRQLRAALLAHRAMEVLGGWSSVPAGPTLRPGDRDLRVPALRERLRGSGDHLQPPPSDRELFDDALRDAVVAFQARHGLEPDGAVGRKTVAALQVDVGRRIDQIRVNLERLRWIAQDVAGDYLLVNIAGFNARLHLDGKLAWQSRVVVGRPYRKTPAFRAEMQYLVLNPEWVIPPTILKEDVLPKVARDRAYLAEHDMHVVTNAGREIDDRDVDWARYGRGGFPHQIVQAAGPDNPLGRVKFMLPNPYAVYLHDTPAKTLFQRSERAYSSGCIRLERPMELAVLLLDDPGQWSAEALEAEIAKGETRNVQIGRRVPVMILYHTAEVGEDGRTYFHPDLYAQDAAVLEALARPFRFSAVGRTGPGG